From the Cryptomeria japonica chromosome 2, Sugi_1.0, whole genome shotgun sequence genome, one window contains:
- the LOC131063284 gene encoding UDP-glucuronic acid decarboxylase 2: MAFGLVYRGHEAQTSSDEYSPKPPKSWTITRPVDYLLKEQRLVFIFIGIALASAFFILQPGFFASNVAEETKFVAKEPGHRIVYENPVTGISHYDRSRFSMVNSGAKVPLGLKRKTLRVVVTGGAGFVGSHLVDRLMQRGDSVIVVDNFFTGRKENVMHHFGNPRFEMIRHDVVEPLLLEVDQIYHLACPASPVHYKFNPVKTIISNVVGTLNMLGLAKRVGARFLLTSTSEVYGDPLQHPQVETYWGNVNPIGVRSCYDEGKRTAETLAMDYHRGANVEVRIARIFNTYGPRMCIDDGRVVSNFVAQALRREPLTVYGDGKQTRSFQYVSDLVEGLMRLMEGEHVGPFNLGNPGEFTMLELAQVVKDTIDPNARIEFRENTQDDPHKRKPDITKAKDLLGWEPKVSLRKGLPLMVEDFRRRIFGDQKDESIKTANKHMSSNGQSS; this comes from the exons ATGGCTTTTGGATTGGTGTACCGAGGCCATGAAGCGCAGACTAGCAGCGATGAGTACTCGCCGAAGCCACCGAAGAGTTGGACTATTACTAGGCCAGTGGATTATTTGCTTAAAGAGCAGCGGCTTGTGTTTATTTTCATTGGAATTGCCTTAGCATCTGCGTTTTTCATTCTTCAGCCTGGATTTTTTGCATCAAATGTTGCCGAGGAGACCAAATTTGTGGCTAAGGAGCCGGGCCACCGTATCGTGTATGAAAATCCTGTAACCGGGATTTCTCACTATGATCGTAGTCGATTTTCGATGGTGAATTCAGGGGCAAAAGTGCCCCTCGGATTGAAGAGGAAGACTCTGCGCGTTGTTGTCACTGGCGGCGCCGGATTTGTAGGCAGTCACCTGGTAGACAGGCTTATGCAGAGAGGCGACAGTGTTATTGTTGTTGACAATTTCTTTACTGGAAGGAAGGAAAATGTGATGCATCATTTTGGCAATCCGAGATTTGAGATGATAAGACATGATGTTGTGGAACCGCTCTTGTTGGAGGTCGATCAGATCTACCATTTGGCTTGCCCTGCTTCACCTGTTCATTACAAGTTTAATCCAGTCAAGACTATCATATC CAATGTGGTGGGAACCTTGAACATGCTGGGATTGGCAAAGCGAGTTGGGGCAAGGTTTTTGCTCACTAGTACCAGTGAAGTTTATGGAGATCCTCTTCAACATCCTCAAGTTGAAACATATTGGGGCAATGTCAATCCTATTG GAGTTCGAAGTTGCTATGATGAGGGCAAGCGTACAGCAGAAACCTTGGCAATGGATTACCACAGGGGAGCGAATGTTGAG GTTCGGATTGCTCGAATCTTCAATACATATGGTCCACGGATGTGTATTGATGATGGCAGGGTTGTAAGCAATTTTGTTGCACAG GCTTTGCGCAGGGAACCTTTGACTGTTTATGGTGATGGGAAACAGACCAGGAGTTTCCAATATGTCTCTGATCTG GTTGAAGGTCTTATGAGACTAATGGAGGGTGAGCATGTTGGTCCATTCAATCTTGGGAACCCTGGGGAATTTACGATGTTGGAACTTGCACAG GTTGTCAAGGACACGATAGATCCCAATGCAAGGATTGAGTTCAGAGAAAACACACAAGATGACCCACATAAGAGGAAACCTGACATCACTAAAGCTAAAGATCTCCTCGGCTGGGAACCTAAGGTGTCACTAAGAAAGGGCCTTCCCCTGATGGTAGAGGATTTCCGTCGTCGCATCTTTGGAGACCAGAAGGATGAGAGTATAAAGACGGCAAATAAACACATGTCATCAAATGGACAGTCATCGTGA